One Vigna unguiculata cultivar IT97K-499-35 chromosome 7, ASM411807v1, whole genome shotgun sequence genomic region harbors:
- the LOC114191002 gene encoding ankyrin repeat domain-containing protein 13C produces the protein MAGIDATKYGHSPVHKAIVSKDYAELRKILAGLPRLRNTAEIHTEAVSIAEEEKADAISALIDRRDVPNRDTPLHLAVKFGDEVATEMLMVAGADWSLQNEQGWSALQEAICNREEGIAKIIIKHYQPLAWAKWCRRLPRLVGTMRRMRDFYMEITFHFESSVIPFISRIAPSDTYKIWKRGANLRADMTLAGFDGFRIQRSDQSIIFLGDGSEDGKVPPGSLCMISHKEKEVLNALDDAGFAANEEEVQQEVAAMSKTNIFRPGIDVTQAVLLPQLTWRRQEKTEMVGAWKAKVYDMHNVVVSIKSRGVPGAMTDDELFSSCNENETESEEFNDILTEEERRQLEDALRLDSADMANESDEVVIGHRHSCYEHRDIPIEDGNCNKSGENKQEKKGWFGGWRKKESKPETPKKIAAPRSSLCVEEKVSDLLGDSPSRNQTKPGRHSVEIAVKGDESRRKKDAKASSANSDGRSRHKDGNRENEYKKGLRPILWLSPNFPLKTEELLPLLDIVANKVKAIRRLRELLTTKLPMGTFPVKVAIPVVPTIRVLVTFTKFEELQPVDEFATPPSSPSATGQESPAVQHFSASSWFQWIKAPYRSSTSAPGSSSRIENIQDPFAIPSDYTWISAEAKKKKMQEKNKSKKGKSHNS, from the exons ATGGCGGGGATTGATGCTACAAAGTATGGTCACAGTCCTGTGCACAAGGCCATAGTTTCAAAGGATTATGCTGAGCTTAGGAAGATTCTCGCCGGCCTCCCACGGCTGCGTAACACGGCGGAGATTCACACTGAAGCGGTGTCAATTGCGGAAGAAGAAAAGGCTGATGCGATTTCCGCTTTGATTGACCGGCGAGATGTGCCAAACCGGGATACTCCTCTTCATTTGGCTGTGAAATTTGGGGATGAAGTTGCCACGGAGATGCTTATGGTTGCCGGAGCAGATTGGAGTCTGCAGAATGAGCAGGGTTGGAGTGCTCTTCAGGAAGCAATCTGCAACAGAGAAGAGGGTATAGCAAAGATAATAATCAAGCATTACCAGCCTCTGGCTTGGGCAAAATGGTGCAGAAGATTGCCTCGTTTGGTAGGGACCATGAGGAGAATGAGAGACTTCTACATGGAGATTACATTCCATTTTGAGAGTTCTGTGATTCCTTTCATCTCAAGGATTGCTCCTTCAGACACCTACAAGATTTGGAAGAGGGGTGCGAATCTGAGGGCAGACATGACTTTGGCTGGTTTTGATGGTTTTAGAATCCAGAGATCAGATCAGAGCATTATTTTCCTTGGTGATGGTTCAGAGGATGGGAAAGTTCCACCAGGATCACTCTGCATGATCtcacacaaagaaaaagagGTGCTCAATGCCCTGGATGATGCTGGATTTGCAGCAAATGAGGAGGAGGTTCAGCAAGAAGTGGCTGCAATgtctaaaacaaatatttttcggCCGGGGATCGATGTAACACAGGCGGTTCTTTTGCCTCAGTTGACATGGAGGAGGCAGGAGAAGACAGAAATGGTAGGGGCTTGGAAAGCTAAGGTGTATGATATGCACAATGTGGTTGTGAGCATAAAGTCTAGAGGAGTCCCTGGAGCTATGACAGATGATGAACTCTTTTCATCTTGCAATGAAAATGAAACTGAGAGTGAAGAGTTCAATGATATATTGACTGAGGAGGAAAGAAGGCAATTGGAAGACGCGCTTCGGCTGGATTCAGCCGACATGGCCAACGAGAGTGACGAGGTTGTCATTGGACATCGTCACAGCTGCTATGAGCATAGAGACATTCCCATTGAGGATGGAAATTGTAACAAGAGTGGAGAAAACAAGCAGGAAAAGAAAGGATGGTTTGGTGGATGGAGGAAAAAGGAGTCAAAACCTGAAACGCCAAAGAAGATTGCTGCACCAAGAAGTTCTCTTTGTGTAGAAGAAAAGGTGAGTGATTTGTTAGGGGATTCTCCTTCAAGAAACCAGACTAAGCCAGGAAGACATTCTGTTGAGATAGCTGTGAAGGGTGATGAGTCACGGAGGAAAAAAGATGCCAAGGCTTCTTCTGCAAATTCTGACGGCAGAAGTCGTCACAAAGATGGAAATCGTGAAAATGAATACAAGAAAGGGTTGCGTCCTATTCTTTGGCTTTCCCCTAACTTTCCACTGAAAACTGAAGAACTCCTGCCATTGCTGGACATTGTTGCGAACAAAGTTAAAGCGATTCGACGATTAAGAGAACTCCTTACAACTAAACTTCCAATGGGAACCTTCCCTGTTAAG GTTGCCATCCCTGTGGTTCCTACTATCAGAGTATTGGTTACCTTCACAAAGTTTGAAGAACTACAGCCGGTAGACGAATTCGCGACGCCGCCGTCGAGTCCGTCTGCGACCGGCCAAGAGAGCCCTGCGGTGCAACATTTCTCAGCATCATCTTGGTTTCAATGGATAAAGGCTCCTTATCGCTCTAGCACATCGGCTCCAGGATCCAGCAGTAGGATAGAAAATATTCAAGACCCATTTGCAATTCCATCTGATTATACTTGGATCAGTGCTGaagcaaagaaaaagaagatgcaagagaagaacaaatcaaagaaaggaaaaagtcATAATAGCTAA
- the LOC114190770 gene encoding B3 domain-containing protein At5g26805-like isoform X2 → MFGTKEETDETMGNENDSRREREREQQNLLVGRQSVLMEQQNILMAQQNILTEQQNVLMAQQSILMGQQKILTEQQNALVAQQKIHTEQQNVADEQQKVEEHTEQQNSSSADHHAMEQSSSEEDPWKIKKVLQDFDLTLRLLVAPSLARNFMLPVLNATDYEIEKGFDVEIWDVDTHTKHSLFFTKKSHAYILVDNWINDFVHRRALHRGDEIGLCWDPTRKCFNFSVLRRPQT, encoded by the exons ATGTTCGGTACAAAGGAAGAAACTGATGAGACTATGGGAAATGAGAACGATTCGAGACGCGAAag GGAACGGGAACAACAGAATCTTCTGGTTGGACGACAAAGTGTTCTTATGGAGCAACAGAACATTCTGATGGCGCAGCAGAATATTCTGACGGAGCAGCAGAATGTTCTGATGGCGCAGCAGAGTATTCTGATGGGGCAGCAGAAGATTCTGACGGAGCAGCAGAATGCTCTGGTGGCGCAGCAGAAGATTCACACGGAACAACAGAATGTTGCAGATGAGCAGCAGAAGGTTGAGGAACACACGGAGCAGCAAAATTCTTCTTCTGCAGATCATCATGCAATGGAGCAATCTTCAAGTGAAGAAGACCCTTGGAAAATCAAGAAAGTGCTGCAAGATTTTGATCTCACTCTACGACTTCTGGTGGCACCATCATTGGCAAGAAATTTCATGCTACCTGTGTTGAATGCTACTGATTATGAGATTGAAAAAGGTTTTGATGTTGAGATTTGGGATGTGGACACTCACACCAAACACTCTCTCTTTTTCACCAAAAAATCTCATGCTTATATTTTAGTCGATAACTGGATCAATGATTTTGTGCATAGAAGGGCTCTGCACAGAGGGGATGAGATTGGTCTTTGTTGGGATCCAACCCGAAAGTGCTTTAATTTTTCTGTTCTACGTAGGCCCCAGACATGA
- the LOC114190770 gene encoding B3 domain-containing protein At5g26805-like isoform X1, whose product MTPLFIAFRNLQSEARNIERETRTMFGTKEETDETMGNENDSRREREREQQNLLVGRQSVLMEQQNILMAQQNILTEQQNVLMAQQSILMGQQKILTEQQNALVAQQKIHTEQQNVADEQQKVEEHTEQQNSSSADHHAMEQSSSEEDPWKIKKVLQDFDLTLRLLVAPSLARNFMLPVLNATDYEIEKGFDVEIWDVDTHTKHSLFFTKKSHAYILVDNWINDFVHRRALHRGDEIGLCWDPTRKCFNFSVLRRPQT is encoded by the exons ATGACTCCATTGTTCATTGCATTTCGGAATCTTCAG AGTGAAGCGAGAAATATAGAAAGAGAAACAAGAACAATGTTCGGTACAAAGGAAGAAACTGATGAGACTATGGGAAATGAGAACGATTCGAGACGCGAAag GGAACGGGAACAACAGAATCTTCTGGTTGGACGACAAAGTGTTCTTATGGAGCAACAGAACATTCTGATGGCGCAGCAGAATATTCTGACGGAGCAGCAGAATGTTCTGATGGCGCAGCAGAGTATTCTGATGGGGCAGCAGAAGATTCTGACGGAGCAGCAGAATGCTCTGGTGGCGCAGCAGAAGATTCACACGGAACAACAGAATGTTGCAGATGAGCAGCAGAAGGTTGAGGAACACACGGAGCAGCAAAATTCTTCTTCTGCAGATCATCATGCAATGGAGCAATCTTCAAGTGAAGAAGACCCTTGGAAAATCAAGAAAGTGCTGCAAGATTTTGATCTCACTCTACGACTTCTGGTGGCACCATCATTGGCAAGAAATTTCATGCTACCTGTGTTGAATGCTACTGATTATGAGATTGAAAAAGGTTTTGATGTTGAGATTTGGGATGTGGACACTCACACCAAACACTCTCTCTTTTTCACCAAAAAATCTCATGCTTATATTTTAGTCGATAACTGGATCAATGATTTTGTGCATAGAAGGGCTCTGCACAGAGGGGATGAGATTGGTCTTTGTTGGGATCCAACCCGAAAGTGCTTTAATTTTTCTGTTCTACGTAGGCCCCAGACATGA